The Pyruvatibacter sp. HU-CL02332 genome includes a window with the following:
- a CDS encoding alpha/beta hydrolase translates to MSIRLLATFVLAALISTAGAAQAEDTRDFSFIEANGVELAYLEEGTGPLVVLLHGYPETARGWQQVQGKLAAAGYRVVAPNMRGYAPSGFAPDEDYTVGTLGADALALIDALGESKAVVVGHDWGATAAMSAAVTDPDTVVGLVSLTIPHPMATEPSLSLFLNAPHFIYYQFPWATWMVSRNDFAHIDGIVEAWAPTFDVARRDTTAVKESLAVEGGVEGILGYYWSISADPAPGTLRADKDTRFAMPALTIAGADDGALDIELFKAGEDGFTGPYTYVELEGVGHFPQVEAPDEVAAAVLTFLGSIEPWGNAAPEPVQ, encoded by the coding sequence ATGAGCATTCGACTTTTGGCGACATTTGTACTCGCTGCGCTTATTTCCACTGCTGGCGCCGCGCAGGCTGAAGACACACGTGACTTCTCCTTCATTGAGGCCAATGGCGTAGAGCTTGCCTATCTCGAAGAAGGAACAGGACCGCTGGTCGTGCTGCTGCATGGCTACCCGGAGACGGCACGCGGTTGGCAACAGGTGCAAGGCAAGCTGGCAGCGGCGGGCTATCGCGTGGTGGCGCCCAACATGCGCGGCTATGCGCCCAGTGGATTTGCACCGGACGAAGACTACACCGTGGGCACCCTTGGCGCAGATGCGCTGGCACTGATTGACGCGCTAGGCGAAAGCAAAGCCGTTGTGGTGGGTCATGACTGGGGCGCGACGGCGGCCATGTCGGCTGCCGTGACGGATCCGGACACGGTCGTTGGCCTTGTGTCCCTGACAATCCCGCATCCCATGGCGACCGAGCCGAGCCTCAGCCTCTTTCTCAATGCGCCGCACTTTATCTACTACCAGTTTCCCTGGGCGACTTGGATGGTGTCACGCAATGACTTTGCCCATATCGACGGTATTGTAGAGGCCTGGGCACCGACCTTTGATGTGGCACGTCGCGATACGACGGCCGTCAAGGAAAGCCTTGCAGTTGAAGGCGGTGTGGAGGGCATATTGGGCTACTACTGGTCCATCAGCGCCGACCCGGCGCCGGGCACCCTGCGGGCGGACAAGGATACCCGCTTTGCCATGCCGGCCCTGACGATCGCCGGGGCGGATGATGGCGCGCTGGACATCGAGTTGTTCAAGGCGGGTGAGGACGGCTTTACCGGGCCCTATACCTATGTGGAACTTGAGGGTGTGGGCCATTTTCCGCAGGTTGAAGCGCCTGATGAGGTGGCGGCGGCTGTGCTGACCTTCCTGGGAAGCATCGAGCCATGGGGCAACGCAGCACCTGAGCCTGTTCAATAA
- a CDS encoding cellulase family glycosylhydrolase — protein sequence MSLPKLHLDGDRFVDDAGRHVILRGVNLGGDCKLPYPDGGTHIPTDFSDHREVSFIGRPFPIDEADEHLGRLKHWGFNCLRLLTTWESCEHAGPGQYDEAYLDYIADVCRRAGDHGMYVFIDFHQDVWSRMSGGDGAPGWTFEKCGLDFTKFHESGSAKVMQHCYDFERGGGRQEDTYPTMTWAQNYRRPGNAIMWTLFFAGADFAPDLMVDGVNAQEFLQSHYLGAMQQIATRVKDMPHVLGFDTLNEPGSGWIANETSYQHTEKSKEHPERVSPGPAWSPLDGLLVARGIPRSVPVVSFDAAEMKMKVTGEERANDNRVPIWRDGVQCPFEQAGAYRLNANGEAEDVNETYFTHRNGKPVDLEADYMAPFFNRVADGIREIKSDWMVFAELDPFRGLSGEGFPEGSPDNTVNASHWYDIVTLVTKVFMYPTAINPFNGRVIEGPEAIQAQYVEQLDLIKKAAHTLNGGKGAPTLIGEFGIPYDLDQAAAYKAWAAGDHSEKPWEMHKTSLDLMYNAMDALLLSTAHWNYTASNSNDQAIGDGWNQEDLSIFSRDQQDNPLDKDSGGRGLKGFCRPYVRRAQGELLSHGFDLKSRKFKAEIKLDSDASETELYIPRLHYGSGCDISLTSGTASFVGDGQMVTISGTQGSRLEIVVQPSTGA from the coding sequence ATGTCATTGCCAAAACTGCACCTTGATGGAGACCGCTTCGTGGACGATGCGGGCCGTCACGTCATCCTGCGCGGCGTCAATCTGGGTGGTGACTGCAAGCTGCCTTACCCCGACGGTGGCACCCACATCCCCACCGACTTTTCCGATCATCGGGAGGTCAGTTTTATTGGCCGCCCGTTCCCCATTGATGAAGCCGACGAGCATCTGGGCCGCCTCAAGCACTGGGGCTTCAACTGCCTGCGTCTGCTGACCACTTGGGAGTCCTGCGAGCACGCTGGCCCCGGTCAGTATGACGAAGCCTATCTGGACTACATCGCCGACGTCTGCCGCCGTGCCGGCGACCACGGCATGTATGTGTTCATCGACTTCCACCAGGACGTCTGGTCGCGCATGTCCGGTGGAGACGGCGCGCCCGGCTGGACATTTGAGAAATGCGGTCTCGATTTCACAAAGTTCCATGAGTCCGGTTCTGCCAAGGTCATGCAGCATTGCTACGACTTTGAGCGCGGCGGTGGCCGTCAGGAAGACACCTACCCGACCATGACATGGGCGCAGAACTACCGTCGCCCCGGCAATGCCATCATGTGGACGCTGTTCTTCGCAGGTGCTGACTTTGCGCCGGACCTGATGGTGGATGGCGTCAACGCCCAGGAATTTTTGCAAAGCCATTATCTGGGCGCCATGCAGCAGATCGCCACGCGCGTGAAAGATATGCCGCACGTCCTTGGGTTCGACACACTCAACGAACCCGGCTCCGGCTGGATTGCCAACGAGACAAGCTATCAGCATACGGAAAAGTCCAAGGAGCATCCCGAGCGCGTATCGCCCGGCCCAGCGTGGTCGCCGCTCGATGGTCTGCTGGTGGCCCGTGGCATCCCGCGCTCTGTGCCGGTCGTGAGTTTCGACGCCGCGGAAATGAAAATGAAGGTCACCGGCGAAGAACGCGCCAATGACAATCGCGTGCCCATCTGGCGCGATGGTGTTCAATGCCCGTTTGAGCAGGCAGGCGCGTACCGTCTCAACGCCAATGGCGAAGCTGAAGACGTCAACGAGACCTATTTCACCCATCGCAACGGCAAGCCCGTTGATCTGGAAGCGGACTATATGGCGCCGTTCTTCAACCGCGTGGCGGACGGCATTCGCGAGATCAAGTCAGACTGGATGGTCTTTGCCGAGCTCGACCCGTTCCGTGGCCTGAGCGGCGAAGGGTTCCCGGAAGGCTCACCCGACAACACGGTCAATGCCAGCCACTGGTATGACATCGTGACCCTTGTCACCAAGGTCTTCATGTATCCAACCGCCATCAATCCCTTCAATGGCCGCGTCATCGAAGGACCGGAGGCCATTCAGGCGCAATATGTGGAGCAGCTTGATCTCATCAAGAAGGCAGCCCACACGCTCAATGGCGGTAAGGGTGCCCCAACCCTGATCGGTGAGTTCGGCATTCCCTACGATCTTGATCAGGCAGCCGCCTACAAGGCATGGGCTGCGGGCGATCACAGCGAGAAGCCATGGGAGATGCACAAGACATCCCTGGACCTGATGTACAACGCCATGGATGCGCTGCTGCTCTCCACAGCGCACTGGAACTACACAGCATCCAACAGCAATGACCAGGCAATCGGCGATGGGTGGAACCAGGAAGATCTGTCCATCTTCTCCCGCGACCAGCAGGACAACCCCCTGGACAAGGATTCCGGCGGACGTGGCCTTAAGGGCTTCTGCCGCCCTTACGTCCGTCGCGCCCAGGGCGAACTTCTGTCCCACGGGTTCGATCTCAAATCGCGCAAGTTCAAAGCCGAGATCAAACTCGACAGCGATGCATCTGAAACAGAGCTCTACATCCCACGCCTGCACTACGGGTCCGGCTGCGACATCAGCCTGACATCCGGCACCGCATCATTCGTCGGCGATGGCCAGATGGTGACCATCTCCGGAACACAGGGCAGCCGCCTTGAAATTGTGGTGCAGCCCTCAACTGGCGCGTAA
- a CDS encoding S9 family peptidase — MTFSAPAAARKPTQETHHGRTRTDDYGWLRAENWQQVMREPETLDADIRAYLEAENAYTDAQMAPTKALQEQIFGEIKGRIKEDDSSVPSPDGPFAYYSRWDAGAEYPLYCRQPRDGGDETIILDGPKLAEGESYLKIGDAAHSRDHKLLAFSVDTAGSEYFAVSVKNLETGDLLPDTIPDTSGGVVWADDNATLFYTVLDGNHRPHKVMRHVLGTSASDDVCVYEETDPGFFVGVGQTQSGKLILIDSHDHQTSEIRFIPAAKPDTAPVLIAVRDDGHEYDVEEWEGRLIIRTNAANAEDFKLVETPLTSPGRENWKDLVPHAPGTLVQAHFALKGHLARLERFGGLPRAIIRDMATGDEHAIAFDEEAYSLGLAAGYEYDTTKVRFTYSSMTTPAEQYDYDMATRERVLLKRQEVPSGHDTSDYVTRRLMATAHDGEQVPVSLIHHKDTPLDGSAPCLLYGYGAYGISIPAGFSVARLSLVDRGFVYAIAHIRGGKDKGYQWYRGGKLKEKTNTFTDFIAAGEHLIAEGFTSKGNIVAQGGSAGGMLMGAVANMRPDLFAGIVAEVPFVDVLATMLDDTLPLTPPEWNEWGNPISDSDAYDWIAAYSPYDNVRAQDYPALFALGGLADPRVTYWEPTKWVAKLRALKTDDNLLMLKTNMEAGHGGKSGRFEGLHEVAEVFAFCLMVTGKD, encoded by the coding sequence ATGACATTCTCGGCACCGGCAGCCGCCCGCAAACCAACACAAGAAACGCATCACGGGCGCACGCGCACGGATGACTATGGGTGGCTGCGGGCCGAGAACTGGCAACAGGTCATGCGCGAGCCGGAGACGCTTGATGCGGACATTCGCGCCTACCTAGAAGCTGAGAATGCCTATACCGACGCGCAGATGGCGCCGACGAAAGCGCTGCAGGAACAAATCTTTGGTGAAATAAAAGGCCGCATCAAGGAAGACGACAGCTCGGTGCCATCTCCTGATGGTCCGTTTGCCTATTACTCGCGTTGGGATGCGGGAGCGGAATATCCGCTCTACTGCCGCCAGCCGCGCGACGGCGGTGATGAAACCATCATTCTCGACGGACCGAAGCTTGCTGAAGGCGAGAGCTACCTGAAGATTGGGGATGCCGCCCATTCCCGAGACCACAAATTGCTGGCATTCAGCGTTGATACGGCGGGCTCGGAATATTTTGCGGTATCCGTCAAAAACCTGGAGACCGGCGATCTCCTGCCTGACACGATCCCGGATACATCCGGCGGCGTTGTGTGGGCGGACGACAATGCGACGCTGTTCTACACAGTGCTGGACGGGAACCACCGGCCTCACAAAGTGATGCGCCATGTATTGGGCACATCGGCCAGTGATGATGTTTGCGTCTATGAAGAGACGGACCCGGGTTTCTTTGTCGGCGTTGGCCAGACGCAAAGCGGAAAGCTGATCCTGATCGACAGCCACGATCACCAGACATCTGAAATCCGTTTCATTCCCGCTGCCAAACCGGATACGGCGCCGGTTCTGATCGCCGTACGCGATGACGGTCACGAATATGATGTTGAGGAGTGGGAAGGCCGCCTCATCATTCGCACGAACGCAGCGAATGCGGAGGATTTCAAGCTGGTGGAAACGCCGCTGACGTCACCGGGCCGGGAAAATTGGAAAGACCTTGTGCCCCATGCCCCCGGCACGCTGGTGCAGGCGCATTTTGCGCTCAAGGGCCACCTTGCACGTCTGGAACGGTTTGGCGGATTGCCGCGCGCCATCATTCGCGACATGGCGACGGGCGATGAACATGCCATTGCCTTTGACGAAGAGGCTTACTCGCTGGGACTGGCCGCGGGATATGAGTACGACACCACCAAGGTGCGCTTTACCTATTCGTCCATGACGACGCCTGCCGAGCAGTATGACTACGACATGGCAACGCGTGAGCGCGTGTTGCTGAAACGCCAGGAAGTGCCAAGCGGACATGACACATCTGACTATGTGACGCGGCGGCTCATGGCGACGGCGCATGATGGCGAGCAGGTGCCGGTATCGCTCATCCACCACAAGGATACGCCGCTGGATGGGTCTGCGCCCTGCCTGCTATATGGCTATGGGGCGTACGGCATCAGCATCCCGGCCGGGTTTTCTGTTGCGCGGCTGTCGCTTGTTGATCGCGGATTTGTCTATGCCATTGCGCATATTCGGGGCGGCAAGGACAAGGGATATCAGTGGTATCGCGGCGGCAAACTGAAAGAGAAAACCAATACGTTCACGGACTTTATTGCTGCGGGCGAACACTTGATTGCTGAAGGCTTTACGTCCAAAGGCAACATTGTTGCCCAGGGCGGCAGCGCGGGCGGCATGTTGATGGGCGCGGTCGCCAATATGCGCCCTGACCTGTTTGCCGGCATTGTGGCCGAAGTACCGTTTGTGGATGTTCTGGCCACCATGCTGGATGACACCCTGCCCCTCACGCCGCCTGAATGGAATGAGTGGGGCAATCCGATTTCAGACTCTGATGCCTATGACTGGATCGCCGCGTACTCGCCCTATGACAATGTGCGTGCGCAGGACTACCCGGCCCTGTTTGCGCTGGGTGGATTGGCTGACCCGCGCGTGACCTATTGGGAACCAACAAAATGGGTTGCCAAGCTGCGAGCGCTCAAGACCGACGACAATCTGCTGATGCTCAAGACCAACATGGAAGCCGGACATGGCGGCAAGTCCGGTCGGTTTGAGGGACTGCATGAAGTCGCGGAGGTTTTTGCGTTTTGCCTGATGGTGACGGGCAAGGATTAG
- a CDS encoding LysR family transcriptional regulator translates to MSQANWDLYRVFLAVAEARSYSGAGRQLKLSHATVGRKITELEEALGTKLFVQTNDGFGLSPGGEKLKAEADEIASAVLRAGHALSDASGTPQGIVRVSTAATLAGYWLMPHMSAFTERYPQIEIEFVTDAWPASVTRREAEIVIRLYGPGEENLVGRKIARCGVAFYASHDYADANGLPQQRGEWAEHRLIGFAGEANEAELARWAGHVTRGAPTYLRCSSMADMVSAVRTHAGIAPLTCLQGDAHEDLVRVAPDKLFSATDVWLLAHPDLTNTPAVRAVLDFIAEAAKTDRDMLLGRV, encoded by the coding sequence ATGAGCCAGGCGAATTGGGACCTCTACCGGGTGTTTCTGGCAGTGGCAGAAGCCCGCAGCTATTCAGGCGCGGGACGCCAGCTGAAACTGAGCCATGCCACGGTGGGGCGAAAGATCACCGAGCTGGAAGAGGCTCTTGGCACAAAACTCTTCGTGCAAACCAATGACGGTTTCGGCCTGTCGCCGGGCGGTGAAAAGCTGAAGGCGGAGGCCGACGAAATTGCGTCCGCCGTCCTGCGCGCAGGCCATGCCCTATCTGATGCCAGCGGCACGCCCCAGGGCATTGTGCGGGTATCCACAGCAGCAACGCTGGCTGGTTACTGGCTGATGCCGCATATGAGTGCGTTCACGGAGCGCTACCCGCAAATTGAAATCGAGTTTGTGACCGATGCCTGGCCTGCAAGTGTCACGCGGCGCGAGGCTGAAATTGTTATTCGGCTCTATGGGCCGGGCGAAGAAAATCTGGTGGGCCGCAAGATTGCCCGCTGCGGCGTCGCGTTTTATGCGTCACACGATTACGCGGACGCCAATGGCTTGCCACAGCAGCGCGGCGAATGGGCCGAGCATCGACTGATCGGCTTTGCCGGGGAAGCCAACGAAGCCGAGCTGGCGCGCTGGGCAGGACATGTCACCCGTGGCGCGCCGACTTATCTGCGCTGTTCTTCCATGGCGGATATGGTGAGTGCGGTGCGCACCCACGCGGGGATTGCGCCGCTGACCTGCCTTCAGGGCGACGCCCATGAAGACCTGGTGCGGGTCGCGCCGGACAAGCTTTTCAGCGCGACAGACGTCTGGCTTCTGGCCCACCCGGACCTCACAAACACACCTGCGGTGCGGGCAGTGCTCGACTTTATTGCCGAAGCAGCCAAGACTGACCGCGACATGCTTCTGGGGAGGGTCTGA
- a CDS encoding serine hydrolase: protein MTDTSNLPTLPSQPTDVDWPTTDWPTGTAATANHVALGDLLDHAFSDPNGDGKGPDDMGPTHAFVAIQGGKLVSEAYAEGYGPTQTYPSWSMAKSMLQALIGIAVRDGKMSIFDRVGAPEWPAGDPRTEITIDQLLRMASGLEFDEDYVDGDISDTISMLFGDGKADVAHYAADKPLIHPIDSVFNYSSGTTNILVRALSTVLGGGEPLSAQDFEAFMRAELLEPIGIQGAIPKFDGAGTWMGSSYCFMTARNFAKFGLLYLRGGWWGDRQILPNGWVDYARTQSKVPTGDDEFMGYGAHWWLEIAGPGTFSCNGYGGQYIVLVPEKDLILVRHGDSHDVQGDGVKRWIKDVADCFGVA, encoded by the coding sequence ATGACAGACACATCCAACCTCCCCACCCTTCCCTCGCAGCCAACCGACGTCGATTGGCCGACCACCGACTGGCCGACAGGCACGGCCGCCACCGCCAATCATGTGGCGCTGGGTGATCTGCTGGATCATGCATTTTCTGACCCCAATGGCGACGGCAAGGGGCCGGATGATATGGGCCCGACCCATGCCTTTGTGGCCATTCAGGGTGGCAAGCTGGTGTCTGAAGCCTATGCGGAGGGCTATGGGCCGACCCAGACTTATCCCTCCTGGTCCATGGCCAAGAGCATGTTGCAGGCGTTGATCGGCATTGCCGTGCGCGATGGGAAGATGTCGATTTTTGACCGGGTCGGTGCGCCGGAATGGCCTGCAGGGGACCCACGCACGGAAATCACCATCGACCAGCTGCTGCGCATGGCCAGCGGGCTGGAGTTTGACGAAGATTATGTGGATGGCGACATATCGGACACCATTTCCATGCTGTTTGGGGATGGCAAGGCGGATGTGGCGCACTACGCGGCTGACAAGCCGCTGATCCACCCGATAGACAGCGTCTTCAACTATTCAAGCGGCACCACAAACATACTTGTGCGGGCGCTATCCACGGTGCTGGGGGGTGGCGAACCGCTCTCGGCGCAGGATTTCGAAGCCTTCATGCGGGCTGAACTGCTGGAACCCATCGGCATTCAGGGCGCCATTCCGAAATTCGACGGTGCGGGGACCTGGATGGGGTCCTCCTACTGCTTCATGACGGCGCGCAACTTTGCCAAGTTCGGGCTGCTTTATCTGCGCGGCGGCTGGTGGGGCGACAGGCAAATTCTGCCAAATGGCTGGGTCGACTATGCGCGCACCCAAAGCAAAGTGCCTACCGGGGACGATGAGTTCATGGGCTATGGCGCCCATTGGTGGCTGGAAATTGCAGGGCCCGGCACGTTTTCGTGCAACGGCTATGGCGGACAGTACATCGTGCTGGTGCCGGAAAAGGACCTGATCCTGGTCCGCCACGGGGATAGCCATGATGTTCAGGGCGACGGCGTGAAGCGCTGGATCAAGGACGTGGCGGACTGCTTTGGTGTCGCGTAA
- a CDS encoding serine hydrolase domain-containing protein, with product MNAPLIKDPTMAAKQAGMCPDRLARITPFFQSYVDRKKLAGLSTLVWRKGELAHFDVQGQMDVERGKTLTHDTIFRIYSMSKPITSVAVMMLFEEGRFQLEHEIGRYIPELRDLKVYAGGPARGMAVKSASRQVTIRDLLTHMSGFTYGFMEVHPVDEAYRHFKIGGVDLTTSNLEEFCKLLGRMPLLHNPGEAWSYSVSTDVLGRLVEVVSGMSLFDFFNTRIFQPLGMTDTAFQVSADQMPRFAANYQRDPKTKSFALADDPETGRYARPPVFTSGGGGLVSTQSDYLKFCQMMLRGGTAPDGTRLLSRPTITLMTKNHLPGGQDLEGLAQGAFSETTNAGIGFGLGFAVTVDEAKSQITGPDGTYYWGGAASTIFWIDPSEDLIAILMTQLMPSGAYPLRRQFQQLVYAAIND from the coding sequence ATGAACGCTCCCCTTATCAAAGACCCGACCATGGCTGCCAAGCAGGCGGGCATGTGCCCGGACCGCCTGGCGCGCATCACCCCCTTCTTTCAAAGCTATGTGGACCGCAAGAAGCTTGCCGGTCTTTCAACGCTGGTGTGGCGCAAGGGTGAATTGGCGCATTTTGATGTGCAGGGGCAGATGGATGTGGAGCGCGGCAAGACGCTGACCCACGACACCATCTTCCGTATCTATTCCATGTCGAAACCGATCACCTCGGTTGCAGTCATGATGCTGTTTGAGGAAGGCCGTTTTCAGCTTGAGCACGAGATCGGCCGCTACATTCCTGAACTGCGCGACCTGAAAGTCTATGCGGGCGGTCCTGCACGCGGCATGGCGGTGAAATCTGCCAGCCGTCAGGTGACGATCCGCGATCTGCTGACGCACATGTCCGGCTTTACGTATGGCTTCATGGAAGTCCATCCGGTGGATGAAGCCTATCGCCACTTCAAGATCGGCGGCGTGGACCTCACGACCTCCAACCTTGAAGAATTTTGCAAGCTGCTGGGGCGCATGCCGCTGCTGCACAATCCCGGTGAGGCGTGGAGCTACTCCGTGTCCACGGATGTGCTGGGACGACTGGTGGAAGTTGTGTCGGGCATGTCGCTGTTTGATTTCTTCAACACGCGCATCTTCCAGCCCCTTGGCATGACGGACACGGCATTCCAGGTGAGTGCCGACCAGATGCCGCGTTTCGCCGCGAACTATCAGCGCGACCCGAAGACCAAATCCTTCGCGCTCGCGGATGATCCTGAAACCGGTCGCTACGCACGCCCACCTGTCTTTACGTCCGGCGGCGGCGGGCTCGTCTCGACCCAGTCTGATTACCTCAAATTCTGCCAGATGATGCTGCGAGGCGGCACGGCACCGGACGGCACACGGCTGCTGTCGCGCCCGACCATCACGCTGATGACCAAGAACCACCTGCCCGGCGGACAGGACCTTGAAGGTCTGGCTCAGGGTGCGTTTTCCGAAACGACAAATGCAGGCATTGGCTTTGGTCTTGGGTTTGCGGTGACGGTGGATGAAGCCAAGTCGCAGATCACAGGTCCCGACGGTACGTATTATTGGGGTGGTGCCGCGAGCACGATTTTCTGGATTGATCCGTCAGAAGACCTGATTGCGATCCTGATGACGCAGTTGATGCCGTCAGGCGCCTACCCGCTGCGGCGCCAGTTCCAGCAGCTGGTCTATGCGGCCATCAACGACTAA
- a CDS encoding DMT family transporter, with protein sequence MPLWIAFTLVAAFSQNVRSALQKSLASDLTATGASYVRFLYGLPFAALYLFVLLQVTGEATPQLNTTFVLSILIGGAAQVVAAVLLVRMFALRVFTVGTTYSKTETVQTALIGFLVLGEVVGPYAFAGILISFIGVIALSVARTAVTPRAILTSLGSPVALMGLGCGAGFAIASVCYRAASLALEDNGFAVSAATTLTAVLIWQTLIMSVWLGLRDRASLKQSYVRWRPALAVGIASVIGSIGWFTAFALENAAYVKALGQIELVFALATSTLIFKEKTNRTELLGIGLVVAGLVLIVI encoded by the coding sequence ATGCCGCTTTGGATAGCTTTCACACTCGTTGCGGCGTTTTCGCAGAACGTACGCTCTGCGCTGCAGAAGAGCCTTGCATCTGACCTGACGGCAACCGGTGCATCCTATGTGCGCTTTCTCTACGGCCTGCCGTTTGCGGCGCTCTACCTTTTTGTCTTGTTGCAGGTTACCGGCGAAGCCACGCCGCAGCTGAACACGACCTTTGTTCTGTCAATCCTCATTGGCGGTGCGGCGCAGGTGGTTGCGGCAGTGCTCCTTGTACGGATGTTTGCCCTGCGCGTGTTCACGGTCGGCACGACATATTCCAAGACTGAAACCGTGCAGACGGCGCTCATCGGATTTCTGGTGCTTGGAGAAGTCGTCGGGCCTTATGCGTTTGCTGGCATTCTCATCAGTTTCATTGGTGTGATCGCGCTTTCTGTCGCGCGCACGGCTGTGACGCCGCGGGCCATTCTCACATCCCTTGGATCACCTGTGGCCCTGATGGGTCTTGGATGCGGTGCCGGGTTCGCCATTGCGTCTGTGTGCTACCGTGCCGCCTCGCTGGCTCTGGAAGACAATGGGTTTGCGGTTTCTGCGGCGACCACACTGACCGCTGTTTTGATCTGGCAGACGCTGATCATGAGTGTGTGGCTTGGGCTGCGTGACCGTGCATCCCTGAAACAGAGTTATGTGCGCTGGCGGCCCGCGCTTGCGGTCGGCATTGCCAGCGTCATTGGCTCCATTGGCTGGTTCACGGCGTTTGCGCTGGAAAATGCAGCCTATGTGAAAGCGCTGGGGCAGATCGAATTGGTGTTTGCGCTGGCAACATCCACCCTGATTTTCAAAGAGAAAACCAACCGGACGGAGCTGCTGGGCATCGGGCTGGTTGTGGCTGGCCTGGTGCTGATTGTCATTTAG
- a CDS encoding nitronate monooxygenase family protein has translation MIKTRFTEMFGVEHPIVQGGMQWVGKAPLVAAVANAGGLGFITALTQPTPDDLAKEIERCKTMTDKPFGVNLTILPAIKPPPYAEYRQAIIDSGVKIVETAGYKPQEHVNHFKEHGIKVIHKCTAVRHALSAERMGVDAISIDGFECAGHPGEDDIPGLILIPAAADKVKIPMIASGGFGDGRGLVAALALGAEGINMGTRFCATKEADIHDNVKQKMVETDERGTDLIFRTLHNTARVAKNAISQEVLEKERAGAKFEEIQHLVAGARGKMVYSEGDPDHGIWSAGMIQGLIHDIPTVDELVKRIVAEAEGIIQNRLNGFVSGAAAQAAE, from the coding sequence ATGATCAAGACACGTTTCACGGAGATGTTCGGCGTCGAACATCCCATCGTTCAGGGCGGCATGCAGTGGGTCGGCAAGGCGCCGCTTGTGGCAGCCGTTGCCAATGCCGGTGGCCTTGGCTTCATCACAGCGCTCACCCAGCCAACGCCGGATGATCTGGCGAAGGAAATCGAGCGCTGCAAAACCATGACCGACAAGCCGTTTGGTGTGAACCTCACCATCCTGCCGGCCATCAAGCCTCCGCCCTACGCTGAATACCGTCAGGCCATCATCGACAGTGGCGTGAAGATTGTTGAGACCGCTGGCTACAAGCCGCAGGAGCATGTGAACCACTTCAAGGAACACGGCATCAAGGTCATCCACAAATGCACCGCCGTTCGCCACGCCCTGTCCGCAGAGCGCATGGGCGTCGATGCCATTTCCATTGATGGCTTTGAGTGCGCCGGTCACCCGGGCGAAGACGACATCCCCGGCCTGATCCTGATCCCGGCCGCTGCCGACAAGGTCAAGATCCCGATGATCGCCTCAGGCGGCTTCGGCGATGGTCGCGGTCTCGTGGCAGCGCTGGCTCTGGGTGCTGAAGGCATCAATATGGGCACACGCTTCTGTGCCACCAAGGAAGCGGACATCCACGACAACGTGAAGCAGAAGATGGTCGAAACCGACGAGCGCGGCACAGACCTGATCTTCCGTACCCTGCACAACACAGCCCGCGTTGCCAAAAACGCCATTTCTCAGGAAGTGCTTGAGAAGGAACGCGCAGGCGCCAAGTTCGAGGAGATCCAGCATCTCGTCGCCGGTGCCCGTGGCAAGATGGTTTACTCAGAAGGCGATCCTGATCACGGCATCTGGTCCGCCGGGATGATCCAGGGCCTGATCCACGACATCCCCACAGTGGACGAACTGGTGAAGCGCATTGTGGCTGAAGCAGAAGGCATCATCCAGAACCGCCTCAACGGTTTTGTCTCCGGTGCTGCAGCCCAGGCGGCAGAATAA